A DNA window from Paenibacillus sp. HWE-109 contains the following coding sequences:
- a CDS encoding ATP-binding protein, translating to MQNVVKSERLQMLIIAMATAISAQFKINPFSHDFFRIGLGVSIFLFFLLLMPHLPYVKTGILTGIASMIVQSGDWITHVHSFTLMESLRNNVAAGCYYVVFAIGMSKVQGRTNELQPLILGGYIAVIDFFSNETELLLRGVFIGTNAFYLKEWFLILGIAVVRSYFVIGLYNSIAINQMRSLHAEQEKRMEQMLNINSGLYGEVFYLKKAMDTIEGITADSYDLYRNLKRDQLDSYGLRTLRIAQQIHEVKKDSQRILAGLLKLFDSEVAVNMSLSEILHFVVKGNQEYSEMLKKKIRIETELTVHLETSEYVPLLTIMNNLVANAVEAIEKYGTIGIQMFEKDDDMYLIITDSGKGIPDTKKELIFEPGYTTKYNEEGIAATGIGLSHVRDIVHSMGGTITIAVSEQAKETQFIVRLPQTILIKEGRVDGTFDHNRR from the coding sequence ATGCAGAATGTCGTTAAAAGTGAAAGATTACAAATGTTGATTATCGCTATGGCGACGGCCATTAGCGCTCAATTCAAGATAAATCCGTTCAGCCATGATTTCTTTCGCATTGGGCTAGGCGTAAGTATTTTTTTGTTTTTTTTATTGCTCATGCCGCATTTGCCATATGTGAAAACGGGTATACTGACGGGGATTGCAAGTATGATCGTGCAGTCGGGGGATTGGATTACGCATGTTCATTCTTTCACACTTATGGAGAGTTTGCGCAATAATGTTGCTGCAGGATGCTACTATGTTGTTTTTGCAATTGGAATGAGCAAGGTTCAAGGGAGAACTAACGAACTTCAACCACTTATATTGGGTGGATATATTGCTGTCATCGACTTCTTTTCAAATGAAACGGAGCTCTTATTACGTGGCGTATTCATCGGCACCAATGCGTTCTATTTGAAAGAATGGTTCCTTATCTTGGGCATTGCTGTGGTTCGCAGCTATTTTGTAATTGGGCTGTATAACAGTATTGCCATCAATCAGATGCGGTCTCTTCACGCTGAGCAGGAAAAGCGGATGGAGCAGATGCTTAACATCAACTCAGGTCTGTACGGGGAAGTCTTTTATTTGAAAAAAGCAATGGATACGATAGAAGGCATTACCGCGGACAGCTATGATCTTTATCGGAATTTGAAGCGGGATCAATTGGATAGCTATGGTTTGCGTACGCTGCGGATCGCTCAGCAAATCCATGAAGTAAAGAAGGATTCCCAACGCATTCTGGCTGGTTTACTGAAGTTATTCGACAGTGAGGTAGCGGTCAATATGAGTCTTTCGGAGATACTGCACTTCGTTGTTAAGGGAAATCAAGAATATAGTGAGATGTTGAAGAAAAAGATCAGGATTGAAACAGAACTGACCGTTCATTTGGAAACTTCCGAATATGTGCCTTTGCTGACGATTATGAATAACTTGGTGGCGAATGCCGTTGAGGCAATCGAGAAGTACGGAACTATAGGCATTCAGATGTTTGAAAAAGATGATGATATGTATTTGATTATTACGGACTCGGGAAAAGGTATTCCCGATACGAAGAAGGAGCTTATTTTTGAACCGGGGTATACGACGAAATACAATGAAGAAGGGATCGCGGCAACGGGGATTGGACTTTCGCATGTACGCGATATTGTTCATTCCATGGGGGGAACTATCACGATTGCTGTATCTGAGCAAGCTAAGGAGACTCAATTTATTGTTCGTCTTCCCCAAACAATTCTAATAAAAGAGGGCAGAGTGGATGGCACTTTCGATCATAATCGTAGATGA
- a CDS encoding DNA-binding protein, producing MLRSLFGTKSWKSLALTVTLSVSLLGAVPQAFAEGPSDPAPSITPTTANGKKVLFDNTHGQTAGAADWVIDGGFSDFANALGNAGYYVKELRKSTPITLSDLTAYDVFVIGEANIPYKTSEQSAMLQYVQGGGSIFFIGDHYNADRNKNRWDASEVFNGYRRGGWANPAVGMSTAEANSAAMSGVASSDWLSTNFGVRFRYNALGDITANNIIAPAQAFNITSGVSTVAMHAGSTLAITDPNKAKGIVYLPATTTSWSNAVDQGVYNGGGVAEGPFVAVSKVSAGKAGFIGDSSPVEDATPKYLKEETGGTKTTYAGFQEQNDAALLVNMVNWLATKESYTSLTQVSGLTLSTATTLYTWEQPANTTEPQTEPWATPAAGYKWYDSSTFKAGSYGYSSSTNTTDPFAFVHQAQLPNQATFQVKIIVNGLAANGTTTGYNLGIYNGSGTQVAKIQNSDGSWPASYGYSTSFSLTADSSGHAEKIVSIQINSTASGAANMRLRQNTTAKFTEAVTIANVPAQPLP from the coding sequence ATGTTGAGAAGTTTGTTCGGAACTAAGAGTTGGAAAAGTCTCGCTTTAACAGTAACCTTGTCGGTGTCCTTGTTAGGGGCTGTTCCTCAGGCTTTCGCCGAAGGACCGAGTGATCCAGCGCCATCCATTACGCCGACTACGGCGAATGGCAAGAAAGTGCTTTTTGACAACACACACGGTCAAACGGCAGGTGCGGCGGATTGGGTCATTGACGGCGGTTTCTCAGATTTCGCCAATGCATTAGGAAATGCGGGTTACTATGTCAAAGAGCTGCGCAAAAGTACGCCAATCACGCTCTCTGATCTAACGGCTTATGATGTATTTGTAATTGGCGAAGCGAACATCCCTTACAAAACATCGGAGCAAAGCGCCATGCTGCAATATGTACAAGGTGGCGGCAGTATCTTTTTCATTGGTGATCACTATAATGCGGATCGGAACAAGAATCGTTGGGATGCTTCCGAAGTATTCAACGGCTATCGCCGCGGCGGCTGGGCGAATCCAGCAGTTGGTATGAGCACAGCAGAAGCGAACTCAGCGGCGATGTCAGGAGTGGCAAGCTCAGACTGGCTATCTACGAACTTCGGGGTTAGATTCCGCTACAATGCGTTAGGTGATATAACGGCTAATAATATCATCGCACCTGCGCAAGCTTTCAACATTACAAGCGGCGTGTCGACAGTCGCCATGCATGCTGGCTCTACACTCGCGATTACCGACCCTAATAAGGCCAAAGGGATTGTTTATTTACCAGCAACGACAACTAGTTGGTCAAATGCTGTGGATCAAGGTGTTTATAACGGTGGAGGCGTGGCGGAAGGACCTTTCGTCGCTGTTTCCAAAGTAAGCGCAGGGAAAGCGGGCTTCATCGGTGACTCCTCGCCTGTGGAAGATGCAACGCCGAAATATTTGAAAGAAGAAACAGGCGGTACCAAAACGACATATGCCGGTTTCCAAGAGCAAAATGATGCTGCCTTGCTAGTCAATATGGTAAACTGGCTGGCAACCAAAGAAAGCTATACAAGTTTAACGCAAGTATCGGGATTAACATTAAGCACTGCAACGACCCTATATACGTGGGAGCAGCCTGCCAATACGACGGAGCCGCAAACAGAGCCGTGGGCAACGCCTGCAGCAGGATACAAATGGTATGATAGTTCCACGTTCAAAGCGGGTTCATACGGTTATTCTTCCTCTACCAATACAACGGATCCTTTTGCTTTTGTTCATCAAGCTCAATTGCCGAATCAAGCTACGTTTCAGGTGAAGATAATTGTTAATGGATTAGCCGCTAATGGAACGACAACAGGCTATAATCTAGGCATTTACAACGGCTCAGGGACGCAAGTCGCGAAAATTCAAAACAGTGATGGCTCCTGGCCGGCCTCCTACGGATACAGCACTAGCTTTTCGCTAACTGCTGACAGCAGTGGTCATGCGGAGAAGATTGTCAGTATCCAAATCAACTCAACAGCTTCAGGCGCAGCCAACATGCGTTTGAGACAGAACACGACGGCTAAGTTCACAGAGGCGGTTACGATTGCCAATGTACCGGCGCAGCCGCTCCCTTAA
- the mdh gene encoding malate dehydrogenase, translating into MAIRRSKITVVGAGFTGATTALMLAQKELGDVVLLDIPQLENPTKGKALDMLEAGPVQGFDAQITGTSNYADAADSDIVIITAGIARKPGMSRDDLVNTNAGIVKSVCENVKAVAPNSIVIILSNPVDAMTYVAFQALGFPKNRVIGQSGVLDTARYLTFISQELNVSVEDVKGVVIGGHGDDMVPLVRYTYAGGVPIEKLIPADRIEAIVQRTRTGGGEIVNLLGNGSAYYAPAASLVQMTEAILKDKKRIIPTIALLEGEYGYDNLFMGVLTVLGANGIERILDIELTAEEKAALDKTAESVRNVIKVVAG; encoded by the coding sequence ATGGCGATCCGTCGTAGTAAAATTACTGTCGTTGGTGCTGGGTTCACGGGTGCAACAACTGCTCTTATGCTAGCTCAAAAAGAACTCGGTGACGTTGTTCTTCTTGATATTCCACAATTGGAAAACCCTACAAAAGGGAAAGCACTTGATATGCTGGAAGCAGGTCCGGTTCAAGGCTTTGATGCTCAAATTACTGGTACTTCCAACTATGCGGATGCTGCTGATTCCGACATCGTAATCATCACAGCGGGTATTGCTCGTAAACCGGGGATGAGCCGCGATGATTTGGTTAACACGAATGCAGGTATCGTGAAATCCGTTTGTGAGAATGTAAAAGCAGTTGCTCCTAACTCCATCGTTATCATTTTGAGCAATCCGGTTGATGCTATGACTTATGTGGCATTCCAAGCTCTTGGCTTCCCTAAAAACCGTGTAATCGGCCAATCCGGTGTACTGGATACAGCTCGTTACTTGACATTCATCTCGCAAGAATTGAATGTATCCGTTGAGGATGTTAAAGGGGTAGTTATCGGTGGTCACGGCGATGACATGGTTCCTTTGGTTCGTTACACATACGCTGGCGGTGTTCCAATTGAGAAATTGATTCCAGCTGATCGCATCGAAGCTATTGTTCAACGTACACGTACTGGCGGCGGCGAAATCGTTAACTTGCTTGGTAACGGTAGTGCTTACTACGCACCAGCTGCGTCTCTTGTCCAAATGACAGAAGCGATTCTCAAGGATAAAAAGCGTATCATCCCTACAATTGCTTTGCTCGAAGGCGAGTACGGCTATGATAATTTGTTCATGGGCGTTCTTACGGTTCTTGGCGCTAACGGTATCGAGAGAATTCTTGACATCGAGTTGACTGCCGAAGAGAAAGCCGCTTTGGACAAAACAGCAGAGTCCGTTCGCAACGTAATTAAAGTTGTAGCGGGCTAA